One window of Vitis riparia cultivar Riparia Gloire de Montpellier isolate 1030 chromosome 5, EGFV_Vit.rip_1.0, whole genome shotgun sequence genomic DNA carries:
- the LOC117914547 gene encoding probable inactive shikimate kinase like 1, chloroplastic, translating into MVGEVDVWLVIKSWTTTDTSVVEARKRLKGNGLKKEPGHSLIGANGKDAEFHAIQSLNEAAPVLAASIVAKQLVTKLNLIENELRDEGAIHISKALEDGHATLKELDLSSNFVRKAGTGRPPVPDFKKKAMEISSVLKGASIFLVGTNNTIKTNMGKLPAYALGYYHFGNDSLVEEARGGESAAKSLKEQDEEEFRDSETEVLKQLSSMVQLVVCAGNGSVHSSINLALLRHWISIWIDVPIGMVAKNVIEEGVQIPESELSIAESYSETGGNQVLAQLVMMYEERKGGYATTDASISLQKVASQLSYDDLDAVTPEDMTMEVLKEIQRLARLKKMKRDLCFLQALRPPRHPFLACAFVTGGLGTHSFSLRLSSIAYSDTHMCMVDSSIH; encoded by the exons ATGGTTGGAGAGGTGGATGTCTGGCTCGTCATCAAATCTTGGACAACCACAGATACCAGTGTTGTAGAGGCAAGGAAGAGGTTGAAAGGTAATGGTTTGAAGAAGGAGCCTGGCCATAGTCTGATTGGAGCGAATGGAA AAGATGCGGAGTTTCATGCTATCCAGTCTCTTAATGAAGCTGCTCCTGTTTTAGCTGCTAGTATAGTAGCAAAACAGCTTGTCACAAAGCTGAACTTGATCGAGAATGAACTGAGGGATGAAGGTGCTATCCATATTAGCAAAGCATTGGAAGATGGCCATGCTACATTGAAAGAACTCGACTTGAGTTCCAATTTCGTGAGAAAGGCTGG AACCGGTCGTCCTCCTGTTCCAGATTTCAAGAAGAAGGCAATGGAGATATCCTCTGTATTGAAAGGGGCATCCATATTTCTTGTGGGGACGAACAACACCATTAAAACCAATATGGGGAAACTTCCAGCATATGCACTAGGATATTATCACTTTGGCAATGATAGTTTGGTTGAGGAAGCTCGTGGTGGTGAGTCTGCTGCCAAGTCTTTAAAAGAGCAAGATGAGGAGGAATTTCGTGACTCTGAGACTGAAGTATTGAAACAGTTATCATCCATGGTTCAGCTGGTGGTTTGTGCTGGAAATGGTTCAGTTCATAGCTCAATTAATCTGGCACTTCTGAGACATTGGATTTCAATATGGATTGATGTACCGATAGGAATGGTTGCCAAGAACGTGATAGAAGAAGGGGTTCAAATTCCTGAATCAGAATTATCTATTGCAGAATCTTATTCTGAGACGGGCGGTAACCAGGTGTTAGCTCAGCTAGTTATGATGTATGAAGAAAGGAAAGGTGGATATGCAACAACAGATGCATCAATCTCACTCCAAAAAGTAGCTTCCCAATTAAGTTACGATGACTTGGATGCAGTAACCCCTGAAGACATGACTATGGAGGTTCTTAAGGAGATACAAAGACTGGCCAGACTAAAGAAGATGAAAAGAGACCTTTGTTTTCTGCAAGCATTACGTCCACCCCGGCACCCATTTCTAGCAtg TGCATTTGTCACTGGGGGTCTAGGTACACACTCATTCTCACTTCGGTTATCCTCTATTGCATATTCTGATACTCATATGTGCATGGTTGATTCGAGTATTCACTGA